The window CCGTACGCTCGGCTACCTCGACCGCAGCGACATCCCGTACCACTACGCGCTGGCCGACAACTACACGATCTGCGACGGCTATTTCTCGTCCGCCCTGAGCGCCACCGGCCCCAACCGGACCTATCTGTGGAGCGGCAAGGTCGACTCGTCCAGCCACGACGGCGGCGACGAGTCGGGCCTGACCTGGGAGACGTACGCCGAGGCCCTGGAGCGGGCCGGGGTCAGCTGGAAGGTCTACCAGAACGCGCAGGACAACTACGGCGACAACGGTCTCGCCTACTTCAAGAAGTTCACCGACGCCGCCCCCGGCAGCCCGCTGCACGACCGGGGCATGGCATCCGTGCCCGCCACCACCGGCTCGACACCGGACGACATCGCCGCCGCCATCAAGGCCGACGCGCTGAACGGCACGCTGCCCCAGGTGTCCTGGGTGGTGGCGAACCAGGCCTTCTCCGAGCACCCCTACGCGCCGCCCGGTGACGGCGCGCACTTCGTCGACCTGGTGTACCGGGCGCTCGCCGCCAGTCCCGAGGTCTTCGACTCGACGGTCATGTTCCTCGACTACGACGAGAACGACGGCTTCTTCGACCATGTGCCGCCCCCGGCGCCGCCCGCGAACACGGCCGGCGAATTCCTGAACGGCGTCCCGTACGGTCTCGGCTTCCGCGTCCCCATGCTGGTGATGTCGCCGTGGACCCGCGGCGGCTGGGTCAGTTCCGAGGTCTTCGACCACACCTCGGTGCTGCGCTTCCTGGAGACCTGGACCTCGGCCATCGGCAAGCCGGCCGCCTGCCCGAACATCAGCGCCTGGCGTCGCAAGGTCACCGGTGACCTGACCGGGGTCTTCGACTTCGCGCATCCGGTGTACGGAGTGCCCTCGCTGCCCTCCACCGCCAAGGTGATCGGCATCGGCACCTGCGCCCCACTGCCCAACCCGGCCCCGCAGACCAACGCGCTGCCCGCGCAGGAGCCCGGCACCCGCCCGGCCCGTGCACTGCCGTACCAGACGAACGGGAACCTGGACCGGCTGGAGTTCGGTACCGCCGGGAAGATCCTGGCCTGGTTCTCCATGGCCAACCAGGGCGCCCCCGCAAGGAGCGCCGCGCACTTCTCGATCCAGCCGACCGCGTACCGCTCGACCGAACCCTGGCAGCACACGGTCGACGCGGGCGGGACGGCGTCCGACTCCTTCAACATCGGTACGGGGTACGGCGACGGGAAGTACGACATCACCATGACCGGCCCCAACCGGTTCCTCCGCCGCTTCACCGGGGATGCCACGAAGGCCGGCAAGGGCCTGGAGGTCGCCGCCCGATACGCCGCCGCACCGGACACCGGCAGGACCGCCATCTGGTTCCGGCTGTCCAACGCGTCCACGGCAGCGGTGAAGTTCACCCTCAGATCGAACAACTACCGTGCCGACGGCCCGTGGACGTACACCGTGCCGGCCGGCGGTTCCACGGAGGACTACTTCAACGCCGTCGCCGGGCAGAACGGCTGGTACGACTTCACGGTCACGGCCGACACGGACAGCACATGGTCGCGCCGGTACACGGGCCACATCGAGACGGGGGCGGCGAGCATCAGCGGCTGACCGGTCAGGACCTGACAGTCACGCCCCGGCTGTCAGGCCCTGCAGGCCCACCCCCCTCAGCAGCTGCAGCCGCGTCCTTCTGCTTGCAGCGCCCCGCGGCCCGGGACGCGGGGCGCTGCCGCGGGTCCCGTCACAGCACATCGCCGTCGCGCCAGTCGAAGATCAGCTTCCGGGACGGGGAGGGCAACGGGCGTCCGGCCGCGCCACGGACGTACGTGCTGCCCTCCTCGTCCGGCAGCGGCACCACGCCGCTCAGCCCCTGCACACCGATCTGCCCCTGCCACACCTGCCAGCCGCGCGCCGCGTACAGCGCGGCCCCGGTCTCGGAGGCGGACAGTGCCCCGAAGGCGTACGCCCCGTCGATGACCCGCTCCAGCGCCGTCATCACCCGGTCGCCGAGCCCCTCGCGCCGCCGGTCGGCGCGGACCGCCACGCCCTCGACGTATCCGATGCGGTACGAGCGGTGGGCGTGGATCACCCGGCGCTGGACGACACTCCCATGCGCGAGGAGCCCGCTGCCGTCGCGTGCGTAGGTGTGGATGCCGCCCAGGGTGTGGTCCCAGTCGTCGTCGCTGAAGCCGCCCTCGAAGGCGGTGTCGAGCAAGGCGCGGATCCCGTCGCGGGCGGTCGGGGTCAGCTCGTAGGTGTGCACGGTGTGCCACAACGGCTCAGTCATGTCCCCCAGCCTCTCAGGCACCTGCGCCCACAGGTACTCAGCGCACATCTGAGTAGCTGCCACGTGTCGAAGAGCGGTGCGCCGAAGGAGAGTTGGGTCCATGAACGGCCTTTACACGCTGAAGCCGTGGTACGCGGACCGGCTCTCCGGTGTCCGCGCCACGCTCGTCCGCCGTGAGGTGTCGCCCGACACCCTCACCGCCGTCGGTGTGGCCTCGGCGGCCGGTGCCGCCGCCGCACTGGCCTGGCTGCCCGCCGGCCTCGCCGCCCTGCCGGTCGCCGTACTGCTCGCGGCCCGGCTCGCCTTCGCCAACCTCGACGGGCACCTTTGACCACGGAGGGGATGCGGGTCGAGGTCCGGCACGAGCTGGCACTCGATGGGGCCCCGGCGGTGCGCCACCAGCCGTGGAACGGCATCCCGTTCAAGGTGTACGGCGCCGAGGCGGGCCGGGCCGGGACCGGGGCGGCGGAGTGGCTCGCCGCGTCGGCGACGGCGCGCGGTGCACGGACCCTGACTGTGGGACTGGGCTTCGCCGGGTTCGGACTGCTGATGCGGCGTCACCGGCGGCAGTACGGCCGGTATCTGGTACTGCTCGGCGGCGGGTTCGCGACCGGCCTGTCGCTCATCGTGCACGGCTGGCACTGAACGCCGACACAGTAGGAGATTGATGCTTCCTGCACCGAGGGGCGGAAATGGAATCCGCCCCCGACCGGCTGGGGAGCCGGGCGGGGGCGGGATCTGTGGCGAGGTGCGGGTGCGCCGCACCCCGGAGGGCGTCAGCCCTGGTGGGGGTAGGTGTAGTCGGTCGGCGGGACCAGCGTCTCCTTGATGGCGCGGGTCAGCGTCCAGCGCTGCAGGTTCTGCGGGGCGCCCGCCTTGTCGTTCGTGCCCGAGGCACGGCCGCCGCCGAAGGGCTGCTGGCCGACGACAGCACCGGTCGACTTGTCGTTGATGTAGAAGTTGCCCGCCGCGTAGCGGAGCTTCTCCATCGTGTACGCGGCCGCGGCGCGGTCGCCCGAGATGACCGAGCCGGTCAGCGCGTAGTCGGAGACCGACTCCATCTGCTCCAGCATCTCGTCGTACTTGTCGTCCTCGTACACGTGGACCGCGAGGATCGGGCCGAAGTACTCGGTCGTGAAGACCTCGTTGGCCGGGTCGGCGCACTCGACGACCGTCGGGCGGACGAAGTAGCCGACCGAGTCGTCGTACGTGCCACCTGCGACGACGGTGCAGGACGCATCGGTCTTGGCCCGGTCGATCGCGGCCTTGTTCTTGGCGAACGCACGCTCGTCGATGACGGCGCCGATGAAGTTCGACAGGTCGGTGACGTCACCCATGGTGATCGAGTCGACCTCGGCCGCGAACTCCTCCTTGAAACCGGAGTTCCAGATGGAGGCCGGGACGTACGCCCGGGAGGAGGCCGAGCACTTCTGGCCCTGGAACTCGAAGGAGCCACGGGTCAGCGCGGTCTTCAGGACGGCGCGGTCGGCGCTGGGGTGCGCGACGACGAAGTCCTTGCCGCCGGTCTCGCCGACCAGACGCGGGTAGGTGCGGTAGTTGGCGATGTTGTTGCCGACCGTCTTCCACAGGTGCTGGAAGGTCGGGGTCGAGCCGGTGAAGTGGATACCGGCCAGGTCGCGGTGGTTCAGGGCGACCTCGGAGACGGCGATGCCGTCGCCGGTCACCAGGTTGATGACGCCCTTGGGCAGACCGGCCTCCTCCAGGAGCTGCATCAGCAGCACGGCGGAGTGGGTCTGCGTCGGGGACGGCTTCCACACCACGACGTTGCCCATGAGAGCGGGGGCGGTGGGCAGGTTGCCCGCGATGGCCGTGAAGTTGAACGGCGTGATCGCGTAGACGAAGCCCTCCAGCGGGCGGTGGTCCATGCGGTTCCACACACCCGGGGAGTTGGCCGGGGGCTGCTCGGCCAGGATCTGGCGCGCGTAGTGCACGTTGAAGCGCCAGAAGTCGACGAGCTCGCACGGGGTGTCGATCTCGGCCTGCTGGGCGGTCTTCGACTGGCCGAGCATGGTCGAGGCGGCCAGCGTCTCGCGCCAGGGGCCCGACAGCAGCTCGGCGGCACGAAGGATGATCGCGGCGCGGTCGTCGAACGACATCGCACGCCACGCCGGGGCAGCGTCGAGGGCGGCGTCGATCGCGTCCCGGGCGTCCTGCTCGGTGGCGCCGGCGAACGTACCGATGACAGCCTTGTGGTTGTGCGGCTGTACGACGTCGAATCGCTCGCCGCCACCCATCCGCTTCTCGCCGCCGATGGTCATCGGCAGGTCGATCGGGTTCTCGGCGAGCTCCTTGAGCTTCGCCTCCAGACGGGCGCGCTCCGGGGAACCCGGGGCGTAGGAGTGGACCGGCTCGTTGACCGGCGCGGGGACCTGGGTCACAGCGTCCATGAGTGCCTTGTCTCCTTGCTTCAGCGGGGTGGGGGCAGCGGGGCGGGCGGGTCAGCCCTTGGTGAGGATGGAGCGGGCGAAGAACAGCAGGTTGGCCGGCTTCTCCGCGAGGCGGCGCATGAAGTAGCCGTACCAGTCGGTGCCGTACGCGGTGTAGACACGCATCCGGTGGCCCTCGGCCGCGAGGCGGATGTGCTCGTCGCTGCGGATCCCGTAGAGCATCTGGAACTCGTACTCGTCCAGTTTGCGCCCGGCCTTGCGGGCGAGCTCCTGCGCGATGGCGATGAGCCTCGGGTCGTGGGACCCGATCATCGGGTAGCCCTCGCCCTCCATGAGCGTCTTCAGGATGCGGACGTACGCCTTGTCGATCTCCGCCTTGTCCTGGTACGCAACGGAGGCGGGCTCCTTGTAGGCGCCCTTCACGATGCGGACGCGGCTGCCGGCGGCGGCGAGGCGGCGGGCGTCGTCCTCGGTGCGGAACAGGTAGGCCTGGATGACACAGCCGGTCTGCGGGAAGTCCTTCCGCAGCTCCTCGTGGATGGCGAACATCGAGTCGAGGGTGGTGTGATCCTCGGCGTCCAGGGTGACCGTGGTGCCGATCGCGGCGGCGGCCTCGACCACCGGGCGGACGTTGGCGAGCGCCATCTCGTGGCCGCCCTCCAGCGCCTGGCCGAACATCGAAAGCTTGATGGACATCTCGGCCCTGGTGCCCAGGCCGAGGTCCTTCAGGCGGTCGATCAGCTCCAGGTACGCGTCGCGCGCGGCGGTGGCCTGCTCGGGCGTCGTGATGTCCTCGCCGACGACGTCGAGAGTGACCTCGAGGCCCTTCCCGGTGGCGTCCTTGATGATCGGGACGACCTGCTCGACCGTCTCGCCGGCGATGAACCGGTCGACGACCTGCTTGGTCCCCGGAGCAGCCGAAATGAAACGGCGCATCTTGTCACTGCGCGACGCAGCGAGGATCACGGGAGCCAGCACGGGGCACCTCCAACGGAAAGATATGAACGAGGGCCGTATCGGCAGGAACTGAATCAGACCGGTACAGCACGGAGAACCACCGTGAAATCTAAGGATCCCTCCGATCCTGTGCCATCGACAGCTGTCACGCATCCATGTCCTGGATCTCAGACATATGTCTGAAGGGGTGGGAGAATGGTCGGGTGAAGGGCGATTACCAGGAGCTGGTCGACGAGATCTCCGCACTGCTCGGCGCCCCCGCGACACTGGAGAACCGGGACTTCGGTCTGGTCGCCTTCGGGGCGCACGACAGCGACGACGACTCGGCGATGGACCCGGTCCGCACCCGGTCGATCCTCACCCGTCGCTCGACACCCGCGGTCCGCGCCTGGTTCGAGGGCTTCGGCATCGCCCGCGCCACCGGCCCGGTCCGCATCCCCGCCGCTCCGGAGGCCGGGGTGTTCCGCGGCCGGATCTGCCTGCCGGTACGCCATCGGGGTGTCGTGCTCGGCTACGTATGGCTGCTCGACGCGGACCCGGGGCCGACCGACGGACAGCTGACCGCAGCGATGGACGTGGCGGCCAGGATCGGGGCGCTGCTCTCCGACGAGGCGCGGGCCGGCGCGGACCTGTCCCGGGAGTTCGGCGCGGTCCTGACGGCCGGCCGGGGCTGGCAGCGCGACATGGCGGTGGCCGCGCTGCGGGAAGCGCTGGGCCCGGACGCGGACGGGCTGCACACGGTGGTCTGCGTGACCCCGTGGCCGGACGAGACCCCGTCGGCCCGTACGGTGCCGTCCGCGGCGGCACTGTCCACGATCCCGTCACCTGCGGGGGCGGGCACCCTGTCGCTGGCCGCACTGATCCGACTGCGCTCCCCCGACGTACTGGACCCGGCGACGGCGGCGGCGGGCCGGCTGCGCACCACCGCGGGGCTGACCTCCACCGCCGGGGTCGCGGTCCCGCGCCGGGGCCTGCCCGAGCTGGCCGCGGCCTGGCACGAGGCCTCGGCGGCGGCCCGCGCGGCGGCTGCGGAGTCGCGCTTCGGCCCGGTTGCCGACTGGTCGGCCATCGGCCCGTACCGCCTGCTGACCGCGCTCCCGCCGACGGCGGACACCACCCCGGACCCCGCTGTGCGCCCCCTGCTCACCCCGCCGCACACGGACCTGGCCCGCACCGCCGAGGTGTTCCTCGACTGCGCGGGCCAGGCGAGCCGCACGGCGGCCGAACTCGGCATCCACCGCCAGACGCTGTACTACCGGCTGTCCCGGGTCGAGCAGCTCACCGGTCTGGATCTGAACGACGGCGAGGACCGGCTGCTGCTGCACCTGGCCCTGAAGAGGGCGCGGCTCTGAGGGCTGGACATCCTCGGCGGACACCCCCTGGGGCGGGGCCGGAGAGCGCCGCCGTTCAGTGGGCCCCCCGCTCGTCCGTACCGGCCACCTTCGCGGTGCTCAGAGCGATGCGGTTCCAGGTGTTGATCGTGAAGATCAGGGCCAGCAGCCCGGCCAGCTCGGGCTCGTCGAAGTGGGCCGCCGCGCGGGCGTAGACGTCGTCCGGGACGCCGCCGCGGGAGACCAGGGTGACGGCCTCGGTGAGCGCGAGTGCCGCCCGTTCCTTCTCCGTGAAGAAGTGAGCGGCCTCCGGCCAGACGGCGACCATGTGCAGCCGCTCCTCGCTCTCACCCGCCTTGCGGGCGTCCGTGGTGTGCATGTGCAGGCAGTACGCGCACCCGTTGAGCTGGGAGGACCGGATCTGGACCAGTTCGACTAGCGAGGGGTCCAGGCCCTGCCGAGCGGCGGCGTCGAAGCCGATGAGGGCCTTGAACGCCTTCGGGGCGGCCTTGGCGAAGTCGACTCGGGCGGTTCGGGTGACTGCTTCGGTGTTCGTCATGACCACTACGCTACGGAGCCGGGCGACCTCCCGTAGGGTGCATTCCGATGTCGGAATCATGGGTCAATTCGGCGGAGCGGATCGGCAGTGACCTACTGCTGGAGCTGGCAGGTCCGGGCAGTCGCCGGGCCGTTCTCATCCGCGCGCTGCGCGACGCGGTCCGGGCGGGACGGCTGCCGCCCGGCACCCGGCTGCCGCCCTACCGCTCACTCGCCGCCGACCTCGGCCTGGCCCGTAACACCGTCGCCGACGCCTACGCCGAACTGGTCGCCGAGGGCTGGCTGACCGCCCGTCAGGGGTCCGGCACCCAGGTCGCGCACCGCGCCGCGGCCGCCGCTCCTGCCCGGATCCCGAAGAAGGCGCCGTCCCGCCCGGCCCCGCCCGTGCACAACCTTCGTCAAGGGCAGCCGGACGCCGCGTCCTTCCCCCGTGCCGCATGGCTCGCGGCCTCCCGCCGTGCCGTGAACGCCGCGCCGAA is drawn from Streptomyces sp. NBC_01717 and contains these coding sequences:
- a CDS encoding phosphocholine-specific phospholipase C, with translation MRPVSRRSFVALGAGAAAGAAIPGAAGPASAAAAAASASGTITDVKHVVILMQENRSFDHYFGRLKGVRGFSDRAAITLPGGQPVFNQPNGLGRQYPWRLSATPAAGGADGETLAQCNGDLPHSWSSQHAAWNKGRLDNWVSGVGNVRTLGYLDRSDIPYHYALADNYTICDGYFSSALSATGPNRTYLWSGKVDSSSHDGGDESGLTWETYAEALERAGVSWKVYQNAQDNYGDNGLAYFKKFTDAAPGSPLHDRGMASVPATTGSTPDDIAAAIKADALNGTLPQVSWVVANQAFSEHPYAPPGDGAHFVDLVYRALAASPEVFDSTVMFLDYDENDGFFDHVPPPAPPANTAGEFLNGVPYGLGFRVPMLVMSPWTRGGWVSSEVFDHTSVLRFLETWTSAIGKPAACPNISAWRRKVTGDLTGVFDFAHPVYGVPSLPSTAKVIGIGTCAPLPNPAPQTNALPAQEPGTRPARALPYQTNGNLDRLEFGTAGKILAWFSMANQGAPARSAAHFSIQPTAYRSTEPWQHTVDAGGTASDSFNIGTGYGDGKYDITMTGPNRFLRRFTGDATKAGKGLEVAARYAAAPDTGRTAIWFRLSNASTAAVKFTLRSNNYRADGPWTYTVPAGGSTEDYFNAVAGQNGWYDFTVTADTDSTWSRRYTGHIETGAASISG
- a CDS encoding GNAT family N-acetyltransferase, whose protein sequence is MTEPLWHTVHTYELTPTARDGIRALLDTAFEGGFSDDDWDHTLGGIHTYARDGSGLLAHGSVVQRRVIHAHRSYRIGYVEGVAVRADRRREGLGDRVMTALERVIDGAYAFGALSASETGAALYAARGWQVWQGQIGVQGLSGVVPLPDEEGSTYVRGAAGRPLPSPSRKLIFDWRDGDVL
- the pruA gene encoding L-glutamate gamma-semialdehyde dehydrogenase → MDAVTQVPAPVNEPVHSYAPGSPERARLEAKLKELAENPIDLPMTIGGEKRMGGGERFDVVQPHNHKAVIGTFAGATEQDARDAIDAALDAAPAWRAMSFDDRAAIILRAAELLSGPWRETLAASTMLGQSKTAQQAEIDTPCELVDFWRFNVHYARQILAEQPPANSPGVWNRMDHRPLEGFVYAITPFNFTAIAGNLPTAPALMGNVVVWKPSPTQTHSAVLLMQLLEEAGLPKGVINLVTGDGIAVSEVALNHRDLAGIHFTGSTPTFQHLWKTVGNNIANYRTYPRLVGETGGKDFVVAHPSADRAVLKTALTRGSFEFQGQKCSASSRAYVPASIWNSGFKEEFAAEVDSITMGDVTDLSNFIGAVIDERAFAKNKAAIDRAKTDASCTVVAGGTYDDSVGYFVRPTVVECADPANEVFTTEYFGPILAVHVYEDDKYDEMLEQMESVSDYALTGSVISGDRAAAAYTMEKLRYAAGNFYINDKSTGAVVGQQPFGGGRASGTNDKAGAPQNLQRWTLTRAIKETLVPPTDYTYPHQG
- a CDS encoding proline dehydrogenase family protein; this translates as MLAPVILAASRSDKMRRFISAAPGTKQVVDRFIAGETVEQVVPIIKDATGKGLEVTLDVVGEDITTPEQATAARDAYLELIDRLKDLGLGTRAEMSIKLSMFGQALEGGHEMALANVRPVVEAAAAIGTTVTLDAEDHTTLDSMFAIHEELRKDFPQTGCVIQAYLFRTEDDARRLAAAGSRVRIVKGAYKEPASVAYQDKAEIDKAYVRILKTLMEGEGYPMIGSHDPRLIAIAQELARKAGRKLDEYEFQMLYGIRSDEHIRLAAEGHRMRVYTAYGTDWYGYFMRRLAEKPANLLFFARSILTKG
- a CDS encoding PucR family transcriptional regulator; translated protein: MKGDYQELVDEISALLGAPATLENRDFGLVAFGAHDSDDDSAMDPVRTRSILTRRSTPAVRAWFEGFGIARATGPVRIPAAPEAGVFRGRICLPVRHRGVVLGYVWLLDADPGPTDGQLTAAMDVAARIGALLSDEARAGADLSREFGAVLTAGRGWQRDMAVAALREALGPDADGLHTVVCVTPWPDETPSARTVPSAAALSTIPSPAGAGTLSLAALIRLRSPDVLDPATAAAGRLRTTAGLTSTAGVAVPRRGLPELAAAWHEASAAARAAAAESRFGPVADWSAIGPYRLLTALPPTADTTPDPAVRPLLTPPHTDLARTAEVFLDCAGQASRTAAELGIHRQTLYYRLSRVEQLTGLDLNDGEDRLLLHLALKRARL
- a CDS encoding carboxymuconolactone decarboxylase family protein gives rise to the protein MTNTEAVTRTARVDFAKAAPKAFKALIGFDAAARQGLDPSLVELVQIRSSQLNGCAYCLHMHTTDARKAGESEERLHMVAVWPEAAHFFTEKERAALALTEAVTLVSRGGVPDDVYARAAAHFDEPELAGLLALIFTINTWNRIALSTAKVAGTDERGAH